A DNA window from Acidimicrobiia bacterium contains the following coding sequences:
- a CDS encoding amidohydrolase — translation MTTKKTTTVFTGGPILTMDAARTRADVLVVEGDRITEVGDAALAARHPDATYVDLHGRSLLPGFIDAHTHLCIAALHPRWADLTGVTDGDALRERLLAHAAAEPHAEWVRAVGWSDLENGFAPTRADLDALGLDRPVVVVHYSYHQCVVSSAGLDALGIGRGTPDPDGGVVERAPDGEPTGLLVERAFSVAHARSMEPYRDPDRWADHIADAARALLADGITCVHDAACPPSAEREYARLARERRLPVSVVTMPHDEALLSPLDDARLDGPPTGEGDEWLRVGAVKLFADGGVLPAIRGTFGGHPLSMGIVFDGLAAQARRVVERGFRVAVHAIGNGGLDTTLDAFEDAARAAPGGDHRFRVEHATLATRAQVRRMAALGAVAVVQPGFVHHMGGAVDGFELDDTTWMPFGDLARAGVPLAGSSDSPCAFAQPLLTSARGVTRRTSRDTVLRPDQSVPYEDWLRAYTAGAAYAGGQEHERGRLAPGLRADLVVLDGPLDAEHPPRVSETWVAGQRVFRAT, via the coding sequence ATGACGACGAAGAAGACGACGACGGTGTTCACCGGCGGGCCGATCCTCACCATGGACGCGGCTCGTACGCGTGCCGACGTGCTCGTCGTCGAAGGCGACCGGATCACCGAGGTCGGCGACGCCGCGCTCGCCGCCCGACACCCGGACGCGACGTACGTCGACCTCCACGGCCGCTCCCTGCTGCCCGGCTTCATCGACGCGCACACGCATCTGTGCATCGCGGCGCTCCACCCGCGGTGGGCCGATCTGACCGGTGTGACGGACGGTGACGCGCTGCGCGAGCGACTGCTCGCGCACGCGGCTGCGGAGCCGCACGCCGAGTGGGTGCGCGCCGTCGGCTGGTCGGATCTCGAGAACGGGTTCGCGCCCACACGCGCGGATCTCGACGCGCTCGGGCTCGACCGTCCCGTGGTGGTCGTGCACTACAGCTACCACCAGTGCGTCGTCTCGTCGGCGGGACTCGACGCGCTCGGGATCGGGCGCGGCACGCCGGACCCCGACGGCGGTGTCGTCGAGCGCGCACCGGACGGTGAGCCGACGGGGCTGCTCGTCGAACGGGCCTTCTCGGTCGCGCACGCGCGGTCGATGGAGCCCTACCGCGACCCCGACCGCTGGGCCGATCACATCGCGGACGCCGCACGTGCGCTCCTCGCCGACGGCATCACGTGCGTCCACGATGCCGCGTGCCCACCTTCCGCGGAGCGCGAGTACGCGCGGCTCGCCCGCGAGCGCCGGCTACCCGTCAGCGTGGTCACGATGCCGCACGACGAGGCGTTGCTCAGCCCGCTCGACGACGCGCGACTCGACGGTCCCCCGACGGGTGAGGGTGACGAGTGGCTGCGCGTGGGCGCGGTCAAGCTCTTCGCCGACGGCGGCGTGCTCCCCGCGATCCGGGGGACGTTCGGTGGGCACCCGCTCTCGATGGGGATCGTGTTCGACGGGCTCGCGGCCCAGGCTCGGCGCGTCGTCGAGCGTGGCTTCCGCGTCGCGGTGCACGCGATCGGCAACGGTGGGCTCGACACCACGCTCGACGCGTTCGAGGACGCCGCGAGAGCCGCACCGGGTGGCGACCACCGCTTCCGCGTCGAGCACGCGACGCTTGCGACCCGGGCACAGGTCCGCCGCATGGCCGCGCTCGGGGCGGTCGCCGTCGTGCAACCCGGGTTCGTGCACCACATGGGCGGTGCGGTCGACGGCTTCGAGCTCGACGACACCACGTGGATGCCGTTCGGCGACCTGGCGCGCGCGGGTGTGCCGCTGGCCGGCTCGTCCGACAGTCCGTGCGCGTTCGCGCAGCCGCTCCTGACCTCGGCCCGTGGCGTCACGCGTCGCACGTCGCGCGACACCGTGCTCCGTCCCGACCAGTCGGTCCCCTACGAGGACTGGCTCCGCGCGTACACCGCGGGCGCGGCGTACGCCGGCGGCCAGGAGCACGAGCGCGGACGGCTCGCGCCCGGGCTCCGCGCGGATCTCGTCGTCCTGGACGGCCCCCTCGACGCGGAGCACCCGCCGCGCGTGTCGGAGACCTGGGTGGCGGGGCAGCGTGTGTTCCGCGCGACATAG
- a CDS encoding SRPBCC family protein: protein MDVSRYRHSDSITIDRAPEEVYAIVSDVTRMGELSPVCTSGTWNDPAQAGKQGAWFTGHNAIGEYTWDTHCRVVVAEPGREFTFVNHGPDGEVELVRWGYTFEPVSGGTRVTESWQVLPAYPDFVTSGNPDADVAARIDGMAQMARDGIRDTLANLKRVAEG, encoded by the coding sequence ATGGATGTCTCTCGGTACCGCCACTCCGACTCGATCACGATCGACCGCGCGCCCGAGGAGGTGTACGCGATCGTCAGTGACGTCACCCGCATGGGTGAGCTGAGCCCCGTCTGCACGAGCGGGACGTGGAACGATCCCGCGCAGGCCGGGAAGCAGGGCGCGTGGTTCACGGGTCACAACGCGATCGGCGAGTACACGTGGGACACGCACTGCCGGGTCGTCGTCGCGGAGCCCGGCCGCGAGTTCACGTTCGTGAACCACGGCCCCGACGGTGAGGTCGAGCTCGTCCGTTGGGGTTACACGTTCGAACCGGTGAGCGGCGGCACCCGCGTGACGGAGTCGTGGCAGGTGCTGCCCGCGTATCCCGACTTCGTGACGAGCGGGAACCCGGACGCGGACGTCGCGGCGCGCATCGACGGGATGGCGCAGATGGCTCGCGACGGGATCCGCGACACCCTCGCCAACCTCAAGCGCGTCGCGGAGGGCTGA
- a CDS encoding class I SAM-dependent methyltransferase, which translates to MTGSHEDTVRSSFRRQVGLFSGDESLFASRGNPNLAWLEPLHEDSLALEIACGAAHVAEEVAPHVRAVVGVDLTRELLALGGSRLQQAGVTNVVLQEANAEALPFLDDSFDLVYCRASLHHFADPRRAVDEMARVCRPGGRLAVSDLVAPVPDVRETFDAVHRLLDPSHVRAFVADELPTLFPTGFAVSPGVPATIRLPLDVVLTEQSDRDRACTMLRAETEGGAATGLAPAWQDGALTVEFAAVSLQAVKPA; encoded by the coding sequence ATGACCGGATCGCACGAGGACACGGTTCGCTCGTCGTTCCGCCGGCAGGTCGGCCTGTTCAGCGGCGACGAGTCGTTGTTCGCGTCGCGTGGCAACCCGAACCTCGCGTGGCTCGAGCCGTTGCACGAGGACTCGCTCGCGCTCGAGATCGCGTGCGGCGCGGCACACGTCGCCGAGGAGGTCGCCCCGCACGTGCGTGCCGTTGTCGGCGTCGACCTGACGCGTGAGCTGCTCGCGCTCGGCGGCAGCCGATTGCAACAGGCCGGCGTCACGAACGTCGTCCTGCAGGAGGCGAACGCCGAGGCGCTCCCGTTCCTCGACGACTCGTTCGACCTCGTCTACTGCCGCGCGTCGCTGCACCACTTCGCCGATCCCCGCCGCGCCGTCGACGAGATGGCCCGCGTCTGCCGGCCGGGTGGCCGCCTCGCGGTGTCCGACCTCGTCGCGCCCGTCCCCGACGTCCGCGAGACGTTCGACGCGGTGCACCGCCTGCTCGATCCGTCGCACGTGCGCGCGTTCGTCGCCGACGAGCTGCCCACGCTGTTCCCGACCGGCTTCGCGGTCTCACCGGGCGTGCCGGCGACGATCCGCCTGCCCCTCGACGTCGTGCTCACCGAGCAGTCGGATCGCGACCGCGCCTGCACCATGCTGCGCGCCGAGACCGAGGGCGGCGCCGCGACCGGGCTCGCGCCGGCATGGCAGGACGGCGCGCTCACGGTCGAGTTCGCCGCGGTGTCGTTGCAGGCGGTCAAGCCTGCGTGA